A window from Prosthecochloris marina encodes these proteins:
- a CDS encoding lipocalin family protein, producing MLKKIFRKKTPSREPSTVPSVDVVRYCGTWYEIASFAPKEEKGCIKTKAEYTLNKEGYVDVRNSCQRKGREKSVRAKAYSVPESGNAKLKVQFFRFFKGDYWVVDLADDYSWAAVSTPTSRSLWILSRTPYMEGVVYDDIIGRLKDRGFDTARLVKTNQRG from the coding sequence ATGTTAAAGAAAATCTTCCGAAAAAAAACTCCCTCCAGAGAACCATCGACAGTGCCGTCAGTTGATGTTGTAAGATATTGCGGGACCTGGTATGAGATAGCTTCTTTTGCCCCGAAAGAAGAGAAGGGGTGCATAAAAACAAAGGCCGAGTACACCCTCAACAAGGAAGGGTACGTCGATGTTCGCAACTCGTGTCAACGAAAAGGAAGGGAGAAATCTGTAAGGGCAAAAGCATATTCCGTCCCGGAAAGTGGAAATGCTAAGCTCAAGGTACAGTTTTTCAGATTTTTCAAAGGTGACTACTGGGTTGTTGATCTTGCCGACGATTATTCCTGGGCGGCTGTATCGACGCCTACGTCGCGAAGTCTCTGGATTTTGAGCCGTACTCCTTATATGGAGGGAGTAGTCTATGATGACATCATTGGGCGATTGAAAGACCGCGGTTTCGATACAGCACGTCTTGTGAAAACCAACCAACGGGGTTGA
- a CDS encoding TMEM165/GDT1 family protein, giving the protein MDAFWLSLALIFIAELGDKSQLLALTLATCFNAKVVLWGIFCSTIVVHVFSTAAGNILGGLLPVDWVLFVAGISFIVYGFWTLRGDSLDDGNGSCKTAVHPFWLVFSTFFIAELGDKTMLSTLSLATTNPFFPVWIGSTLGMVLADALAIVVGKVLGKKLSENIIKVGAAGIFFIFGAFNMYEGGAGFSPGVWFVALCVIVLTGYFFLRKKAA; this is encoded by the coding sequence ATGGATGCATTCTGGTTGTCTCTTGCTCTGATATTTATTGCTGAACTTGGCGACAAGTCACAGCTTCTTGCCCTGACTCTCGCCACTTGCTTCAATGCGAAAGTCGTTTTGTGGGGAATATTCTGTTCAACCATCGTAGTGCATGTTTTTTCTACAGCTGCCGGGAATATTTTAGGAGGACTGCTTCCCGTCGACTGGGTACTGTTCGTTGCCGGGATATCCTTTATCGTTTATGGTTTCTGGACATTGAGAGGGGACAGTCTCGATGATGGAAACGGATCATGCAAAACGGCGGTTCATCCCTTCTGGCTTGTATTCAGTACATTTTTTATTGCCGAACTTGGCGATAAAACCATGCTGAGCACTCTTTCTCTTGCTACGACGAACCCTTTTTTCCCTGTCTGGATCGGCTCAACCCTCGGCATGGTACTTGCCGATGCTCTGGCGATTGTAGTGGGGAAAGTCCTTGGCAAAAAGTTATCGGAAAACATCATCAAGGTCGGAGCCGCAGGTATTTTCTTTATTTTTGGCGCTTTCAACATGTATGAAGGTGGTGCTGGTTTTTCTCCCGGCGTATGGTTTGTCGCCCTGTGTGTTATTGTGTTGACCGGTTATTTTTTTCTCAGGAAAAAAGCTGCGTAA
- a CDS encoding efflux transporter outer membrane subunit: MKRLTIPTLIALTAFLSNCTTVQRESPSTAPEFDIPADFRSIAAQEAPGSGLQPGWLEIFNDTKLNALVKEVLVRNFDLRIAAAKIEAAAALAKQAGADLSPAVILALQGTNQGNMDSALSEDISSVGVSLDIAWELDVWGRIRSGQRAAIEELVAAKMDYAYARLSLVAQTTKAYFLAIETLRQQQLAENNVANYVKTLEIVKAFFDEGMVSVQDVYLVRSEKAVAEDALGNAQSAHLQALRSLETLLGRYPSAAVDIAGDLPGLPAPVPAGIPSEVLERRPDIIAAERRVAAAFDETREAKAARLPSIDLTGSLGSVSDGLSDLTNPANIAWNVVSSLMFPFFDAGRLEGRVEAAEAFQKQALADYQKTALAAFGEIETALSNETIFRRRAESLKIAYKHARLAEEISIEKYKMGEGELLDVLQLQRSTISTQSAYLRMEYDLLVQRVNLYLGLGGGF, encoded by the coding sequence ATGAAAAGATTAACGATACCGACACTGATAGCTTTAACCGCTTTTCTTTCCAATTGTACTACAGTGCAAAGGGAGTCTCCTTCAACTGCCCCTGAATTCGATATTCCTGCAGATTTTAGAAGCATTGCTGCACAGGAGGCTCCTGGCTCGGGTCTTCAACCCGGCTGGCTTGAGATATTTAACGATACCAAGCTGAATGCCTTGGTGAAAGAAGTTCTTGTAAGGAATTTCGACCTTCGCATTGCTGCCGCCAAGATTGAAGCGGCAGCTGCTTTAGCAAAGCAAGCCGGAGCGGATTTAAGTCCTGCCGTGATACTTGCCTTGCAGGGCACCAATCAGGGCAATATGGACAGTGCCTTATCTGAAGATATTTCTTCGGTGGGAGTTTCTCTGGATATAGCCTGGGAACTGGATGTCTGGGGTCGAATTCGTAGCGGACAGAGAGCTGCGATAGAAGAGCTTGTTGCTGCAAAAATGGATTATGCGTATGCGAGACTCTCATTGGTAGCGCAAACAACGAAAGCTTACTTTCTGGCAATTGAAACCTTACGGCAGCAGCAACTGGCAGAAAACAACGTAGCTAATTATGTCAAAACGCTTGAAATAGTAAAAGCTTTTTTCGATGAGGGTATGGTTTCTGTTCAGGATGTTTATCTCGTCAGATCGGAAAAAGCCGTTGCGGAAGATGCTTTAGGGAATGCTCAAAGTGCTCATTTACAAGCTCTTCGCAGTCTGGAAACATTGTTGGGCCGTTACCCATCAGCGGCTGTTGATATTGCAGGTGATCTTCCGGGTCTTCCTGCCCCGGTTCCTGCCGGCATTCCATCTGAAGTTCTTGAACGCCGTCCGGATATCATTGCTGCTGAGCGTCGTGTAGCGGCAGCTTTTGATGAAACCAGAGAAGCTAAAGCGGCAAGATTGCCAAGCATTGACCTGACCGGGAGTTTGGGCAGTGTAAGCGATGGATTATCAGATTTAACCAATCCCGCAAATATCGCTTGGAATGTTGTTTCAAGTTTGATGTTCCCGTTTTTTGATGCAGGCAGGCTGGAGGGCAGGGTTGAAGCAGCTGAGGCATTCCAAAAACAAGCACTGGCTGATTATCAAAAAACAGCGTTGGCAGCTTTCGGCGAGATTGAAACTGCGCTGTCGAATGAGACAATATTCAGAAGACGAGCTGAAAGTCTGAAAATTGCTTATAAACATGCCAGGTTGGCAGAAGAGATAAGCATAGAAAAATATAAAATGGGAGAAGGGGAGCTTCTGGATGTTCTTCAATTGCAACGTTCCACGATTTCAACGCAAAGTGCTTATCTAAGAATGGAATATGATCTGCTTGTCCAGCGTGTGAACCTGTATCTTGGTCTTGGAGGAGGTTTTTAA
- a CDS encoding efflux RND transporter periplasmic adaptor subunit: MLLLTACMGGEAVEEPVRAVKTLTVSEASDANSRQIAGVVKATNESELSFQVGGRIAKVEVKAGDSVVKNQVLSALEQKNYTLALEEAQANLAKAKADLIEKKNMLQRQKNLKKKDFVSQAAVDQAQAAYQAAESSYDVAQTRLKTARNDLDETVLRAPFSGRIAKRLIDPFVEITAGKTAFELQGEGGFEVEVLVPETFIRDINYGDPVQVRFPTLKKAIVSGRISQIGAQAETGNAFIVTAELARTFYDIFAGMTAQVTFNLGEAGDAPVYLIPVSALDVRIPVEGEKSVKQQTTVYVFNPDLNVVEKRKVIIRDIFGNKLEVKEGLKSGDMVIVAGVPFLTEGQKVKQWKPAYNVPATINLSQ; the protein is encoded by the coding sequence ATGTTGCTGCTAACTGCTTGTATGGGGGGAGAAGCTGTTGAAGAACCGGTGCGTGCTGTTAAAACTCTTACCGTATCAGAAGCAAGTGATGCCAACTCCCGGCAGATAGCAGGGGTTGTCAAAGCAACAAATGAGTCCGAGTTGAGCTTTCAGGTTGGTGGCCGTATTGCGAAAGTCGAGGTTAAAGCAGGAGATAGTGTGGTAAAGAATCAGGTTCTTTCTGCGCTGGAACAAAAAAATTACACACTGGCTCTGGAAGAAGCCCAGGCTAACCTTGCTAAAGCAAAAGCCGATTTGATTGAAAAGAAAAATATGCTGCAGCGCCAGAAAAACCTGAAGAAAAAAGATTTTGTTTCTCAAGCTGCGGTAGATCAGGCTCAGGCGGCTTATCAAGCTGCTGAAAGCAGTTATGATGTTGCGCAAACACGACTCAAAACCGCCCGGAATGATCTTGACGAAACGGTGCTCCGGGCACCTTTTTCCGGCAGGATCGCAAAACGTCTGATCGACCCTTTTGTTGAAATAACTGCAGGAAAAACAGCGTTTGAATTGCAAGGCGAAGGGGGATTTGAAGTTGAAGTTTTAGTGCCGGAAACGTTTATTCGTGACATCAACTATGGTGATCCTGTCCAAGTCAGGTTTCCGACATTAAAAAAAGCTATTGTAAGCGGGAGGATTTCGCAGATAGGGGCACAGGCTGAAACAGGCAATGCGTTTATTGTGACTGCAGAACTGGCTCGAACTTTTTACGATATTTTTGCCGGCATGACGGCACAGGTTACTTTCAATCTTGGCGAAGCTGGCGATGCGCCGGTTTATCTGATACCCGTTTCTGCGCTCGATGTGCGAATTCCTGTAGAGGGAGAAAAAAGTGTCAAACAACAGACTACGGTTTATGTCTTTAATCCGGATCTAAACGTTGTCGAAAAGCGTAAAGTCATTATTCGTGATATCTTCGGCAACAAACTGGAAGTAAAAGAAGGTCTCAAGTCTGGAGATATGGTCATTGTTGCGGGTGTGCCGTTCCTGACAGAGGGTCAGAAAGTCAAACAGTGGAAACCTGCTTATAACGTTCCTGCGACAATTAATCTTTCACAGTAA
- a CDS encoding efflux RND transporter permease subunit translates to MGRITQFAIENSRVTILVLACIVIVGIQAFLTMPSREDPEITVRDAQVSVYFPGMPVDQVENLIAKPLEKKINEIPEVSEINTTVKTGEVLIKPKVDDSYFDLAPIWQDLRNKMDDVIKDLPEGSIGPIVNDDFGRVSSATVSMTGDGFTMKELREIALYMQDRINAMDCVDKVDVMGIQEERVYLEINAARLAYYGFSFGSIVQELNDQNVVLPGGSINAEGRIIVIEPSGNFRTIEDIKNIQVQVPDTEQVVYLQDIADVRRSYVEPSEYAAFFNDRPAVILAISMVPRYNIEDFGQQVTTEIHELEKELPVGIELDYATYQPSLVKKAVDSAVNNLFQTVVVVLIVVIAFLGVRTGILVSTIVPLTVLLSFIVMGIWGIDLQRMSIAAIIISLGLLVDNGIVITEDMQRRLDMGVNKKEAAVNAAQSLGVPLLTSSLTTILAFMPLMLADDVSGEYLRSLSQVVIIALLSSWFLAMFAAPTFCYWFLDEKKQVKAAEQKPSSYNSRMYVVYRAILEMLMRYRVRFIAFLGAALILAVNGFSLIPKQMMPYSDRNQFLVYIDMPAGTHIDETTKVTRRLTRWLSDSQANSDIQSNIAYMGYGGPRFFLTLTPPNPSNNVAFLVVNTNVTEEVVPAMAKVDSFILENLPEARGRSKRMSLGAGEIGIVEYKITGEDVTELYRIARSIENEMNGISGTVDVKNDWNEPVIRTRVEVDQDRARRAGVTSKSIANALNAYFEGVQISDFREGDKIIPIVVQGDETRDDWSGLRTLPIRAENGESVTLMQIADFKSYIAPGKLIRQDQERTLTVSCLHTTMQAAELHTLLWPFIQTLTLPEGYDIDVGGEIENSEKGNSALAANLPYALLGMIVLLVIQFNSFRRPAIIMLTIPLVIIGAVLGLLVSNAFLSFTAILGIYSLVGIIMNNGIVLIDRIDLERTRGLRVREAIFEACQARLRPILITTLTTILGLVPLALFGGAMWYPMAWAIMGGLAVGTILTLGFVPVLYSLFFTET, encoded by the coding sequence ATGGGTCGCATCACACAGTTTGCTATCGAGAATTCCCGCGTCACGATTTTAGTGCTTGCTTGTATCGTTATAGTCGGTATCCAAGCTTTTCTGACAATGCCTTCTCGGGAGGATCCGGAAATTACTGTCCGAGATGCACAGGTCAGTGTTTATTTTCCCGGCATGCCCGTAGACCAGGTTGAAAACCTCATCGCAAAGCCTTTAGAGAAAAAAATCAATGAAATCCCGGAAGTAAGCGAGATCAATACCACGGTCAAAACCGGGGAGGTTTTGATCAAGCCTAAAGTTGATGACTCTTATTTTGATTTGGCTCCGATCTGGCAAGATCTGCGCAACAAAATGGATGACGTAATAAAAGACCTTCCGGAAGGGTCGATCGGGCCTATTGTCAATGATGATTTCGGCCGCGTTTCTTCAGCTACGGTCTCTATGACTGGAGACGGCTTTACCATGAAGGAACTGCGTGAAATCGCCTTGTATATGCAGGATAGGATCAATGCGATGGATTGCGTCGATAAAGTCGATGTCATGGGTATACAGGAAGAGCGTGTCTATCTCGAAATCAATGCTGCCAGGTTGGCATATTACGGTTTTTCATTTGGCAGTATCGTTCAGGAACTGAACGATCAAAATGTAGTTCTGCCGGGTGGTAGCATCAACGCTGAAGGGCGCATTATCGTGATCGAACCGTCCGGTAACTTTCGGACAATCGAAGATATAAAGAACATTCAGGTACAGGTTCCGGACACTGAACAGGTTGTTTATCTGCAGGATATCGCCGATGTCAGGCGCAGCTATGTAGAGCCATCCGAATACGCAGCTTTTTTTAACGATAGGCCCGCTGTGATTTTGGCTATCTCTATGGTACCTCGATACAACATTGAAGATTTTGGCCAACAAGTCACGACTGAAATTCATGAGCTGGAGAAAGAGTTGCCAGTTGGAATCGAACTTGACTATGCCACCTATCAACCCTCGTTGGTAAAAAAAGCTGTCGATAGTGCTGTAAACAATCTTTTCCAGACGGTGGTGGTAGTACTGATTGTGGTAATTGCATTCCTGGGGGTTCGTACAGGGATTCTCGTCAGCACAATCGTTCCTCTCACCGTTCTGCTGTCTTTTATTGTTATGGGTATCTGGGGCATAGATTTGCAACGCATGTCCATAGCTGCCATCATCATATCGCTGGGTCTTCTGGTTGATAACGGTATTGTCATTACTGAAGATATGCAGCGCAGGCTGGATATGGGAGTAAACAAAAAAGAAGCCGCTGTAAACGCGGCTCAAAGTCTCGGTGTACCGCTTTTGACTTCTTCTCTGACCACCATTCTTGCCTTCATGCCGCTCATGCTGGCCGATGATGTTTCAGGTGAATATTTGCGTTCTCTTTCCCAGGTGGTAATTATTGCGTTGCTGTCGTCATGGTTTTTAGCGATGTTTGCGGCACCGACGTTCTGTTACTGGTTTCTCGACGAGAAAAAACAAGTAAAAGCCGCAGAGCAAAAGCCTTCTTCTTATAACAGCCGCATGTATGTGGTATACAGGGCAATCCTTGAGATGCTCATGCGTTATAGAGTCAGGTTCATCGCCTTTCTCGGTGCTGCTCTTATTTTAGCCGTTAATGGTTTTTCGCTCATTCCCAAACAGATGATGCCCTATTCAGACCGTAATCAGTTTTTAGTATACATCGATATGCCCGCCGGAACGCATATCGATGAAACGACCAAGGTCACGAGGCGCTTAACGCGGTGGCTATCCGATTCTCAGGCAAACTCCGATATTCAAAGTAATATCGCCTATATGGGTTATGGCGGACCCCGCTTTTTTCTTACACTCACTCCACCCAATCCAAGCAACAATGTGGCTTTTCTGGTTGTCAACACAAACGTTACCGAAGAGGTCGTCCCTGCCATGGCAAAGGTCGATAGCTTTATTCTCGAGAATCTTCCCGAGGCTAGAGGGCGGTCGAAAAGGATGTCATTGGGGGCAGGGGAGATCGGCATAGTGGAATACAAGATCACCGGTGAAGATGTTACGGAACTCTACCGTATTGCCCGTTCTATAGAAAATGAGATGAACGGCATCAGTGGAACGGTTGATGTCAAAAATGATTGGAATGAGCCGGTAATTCGCACAAGGGTTGAAGTCGACCAGGACCGCGCCCGGCGTGCAGGAGTGACCAGCAAATCTATCGCCAATGCCTTGAATGCATATTTCGAAGGAGTTCAGATAAGTGATTTTCGAGAAGGGGACAAGATAATTCCGATTGTTGTGCAAGGCGATGAAACCCGTGATGATTGGAGTGGATTGAGGACTTTGCCAATTAGAGCTGAAAACGGCGAGTCTGTGACCCTTATGCAGATCGCGGATTTTAAAAGCTACATCGCACCCGGAAAATTAATCAGACAAGATCAGGAGCGCACCCTTACGGTTTCCTGTTTGCACACGACTATGCAAGCAGCAGAATTGCATACGTTATTGTGGCCGTTTATTCAGACTTTGACTCTTCCTGAAGGATATGACATAGACGTTGGTGGAGAAATAGAAAATTCCGAAAAAGGCAACAGCGCTCTCGCTGCAAACCTGCCGTATGCTCTTTTGGGTATGATCGTATTACTCGTTATACAGTTCAACTCTTTCCGTCGCCCGGCCATCATAATGCTAACCATTCCGCTGGTGATTATAGGTGCGGTTCTGGGTTTACTGGTAAGCAACGCTTTTTTAAGCTTTACGGCGATTCTGGGAATATACAGTCTTGTCGGCATCATTATGAACAATGGCATTGTGCTCATTGACCGCATCGATCTTGAGCGTACCCGGGGATTACGTGTTCGGGAAGCCATTTTCGAAGCGTGTCAGGCTCGTTTACGTCCCATATTAATTACAACATTGACCACAATTTTAGGGCTTGTTCCTTTGGCCCTTTTTGGAGGAGCAATGTGGTATCCGATGGCCTGGGCCATTATGGGAGGTCTGGCAGTGGGAACGATCCTGACGCTTGGGTTCGTTCCTGTACTCTATAGCTTGTTTTTCACAGAGACGTGA
- a CDS encoding ATP-binding protein, with protein MIMSTEKLGSFFLGDQYDLTAKKRLDVPIHYDSRDLTTHAVCVGMTGSGKTGLCIGLLEEAALDKIPTIMIDPKGDITNLLLQFPELKPENFKPWINADDARRKNMSIEAYAKVTAEKWKTGLADWGIGSERMNALKDSADYTIFTPGSGAGIPVSILGSLAAPKLDFESNKESILERINGTVTALLGLAGQNVDPLRSREAILLAGIFEHFWKKGQNLDLGKLILSIQEPPMQQVGVFDIDTFFPKKERFQLSMSFNNLMASPGFENWLQGDTLDIDQMMFTADGKPRHSIFYLAHLPDSERMFFVTLLLENMLTWMRTQPGTTSLRALLYFDEVYGFLPPVSEPSSKRPLMTMLKQARAFGLGCVLVTQNPVDIDYKGLTNAGTWFIGKLQAERDKDRVLEGLKNAINEAGGNSEAVDYDSMIAQLGSRIFLLHNVHDDKPIVFHTRWAMSYLRGPLTKPQVRELMQQKKSSTNPSAQPSLSAKKPVRSDIPVPLPDLKPATPEGYLPQKPSLDPSIRQIFLPLMVSPHEALQSVEEGSLSNSYSIGLIYQPALFGLADVYFVDKRRNIKEKTEKKLLLRLTENSIVPDWNDAEELMIDTKLMNRNPERPDNALGPFFKPLKDTVNSEKKIRTLSKQLEDQLYYNERKSIAVHDDLKLFQHPAEPFRDFMIRISQAAREKRDEETDALEATFEKQVERLEKKLRKEQRELAEDELEHENRKRQELFSIGETVLGFFMGKRSTSKIGTALNKRRMTAKAKADIEESHEEIEELREEIEELEEELKARVEAITNKWENIRETVGKDELAPRRTDIVIHSVNLAWLPFWSIAWDDGVVEKKKTIEAFRQLTS; from the coding sequence ATGATTATGTCCACTGAAAAGCTCGGATCTTTTTTCCTCGGCGATCAATATGACCTGACGGCTAAAAAGCGCCTCGATGTCCCCATACACTACGATTCACGCGATCTTACGACCCATGCAGTATGCGTGGGCATGACGGGAAGCGGTAAAACCGGATTATGCATAGGATTGCTTGAGGAAGCGGCTCTTGATAAAATCCCGACGATCATGATCGATCCCAAAGGGGATATCACCAACCTTCTCCTGCAATTTCCAGAACTGAAACCGGAAAATTTCAAACCATGGATAAATGCGGACGATGCACGAAGAAAGAATATGAGCATCGAGGCCTACGCCAAAGTAACTGCTGAAAAATGGAAAACCGGTCTTGCCGACTGGGGCATCGGTTCGGAACGCATGAACGCCCTCAAGGACTCTGCTGATTACACAATCTTCACGCCGGGCTCAGGAGCCGGCATACCGGTCAGTATTCTTGGCAGCCTCGCTGCGCCCAAGCTTGATTTCGAATCCAACAAGGAATCCATCCTGGAACGCATTAATGGTACTGTCACCGCTCTTCTGGGTCTTGCCGGCCAGAACGTAGACCCGCTTAGAAGCCGTGAAGCAATTCTTCTGGCAGGCATTTTTGAGCACTTTTGGAAAAAGGGACAAAACCTCGACCTCGGTAAACTCATTCTTTCGATCCAGGAACCACCAATGCAACAGGTCGGAGTATTCGACATCGATACCTTTTTCCCCAAAAAAGAGCGCTTCCAGCTTTCCATGTCGTTCAACAACCTGATGGCTTCCCCAGGGTTTGAAAACTGGCTTCAAGGAGATACGCTGGACATAGACCAAATGATGTTTACAGCCGACGGCAAACCCAGACACAGCATTTTCTACCTGGCCCACCTGCCAGACAGTGAGCGGATGTTTTTTGTCACCCTGCTGCTCGAAAACATGCTCACCTGGATGCGGACTCAACCTGGCACTACAAGCCTCAGAGCCCTGCTTTATTTCGATGAAGTCTATGGATTCCTTCCTCCAGTTTCCGAACCTTCATCCAAGCGTCCGTTGATGACCATGCTCAAACAAGCACGGGCATTCGGACTTGGCTGTGTCCTCGTCACGCAAAACCCTGTCGATATCGACTACAAAGGTCTTACGAATGCCGGCACGTGGTTCATAGGAAAACTGCAGGCGGAACGTGATAAGGATCGTGTACTGGAAGGATTGAAAAATGCTATAAACGAAGCTGGAGGAAACAGCGAAGCCGTCGATTATGATAGTATGATCGCCCAGCTTGGTAGCCGTATCTTTCTTTTACATAACGTTCATGACGATAAACCCATCGTATTCCATACCCGGTGGGCGATGAGTTACTTACGAGGCCCCTTGACAAAACCACAGGTCCGGGAACTCATGCAGCAAAAAAAGTCGTCGACCAACCCCTCTGCCCAGCCTTCTCTTTCAGCGAAAAAGCCAGTGCGATCCGACATACCTGTGCCTCTCCCCGATCTCAAGCCTGCAACTCCTGAAGGTTATTTACCCCAAAAACCTTCTCTCGACCCATCCATTCGCCAGATCTTTCTGCCGTTGATGGTTAGCCCTCATGAAGCACTTCAGTCAGTCGAAGAAGGGTCTTTGAGTAACTCGTATTCCATTGGATTGATATATCAACCTGCACTGTTCGGTCTTGCCGATGTGTATTTCGTCGACAAACGAAGAAATATCAAGGAAAAAACCGAAAAAAAACTGCTGCTTCGACTTACTGAAAACAGCATCGTTCCCGACTGGAACGATGCCGAAGAGTTGATGATCGATACGAAACTGATGAACCGTAACCCTGAGAGACCGGACAATGCTCTCGGCCCCTTCTTCAAACCCCTTAAAGACACTGTGAACAGTGAGAAAAAGATCCGTACACTGTCCAAGCAACTCGAAGACCAGCTTTATTACAACGAACGAAAATCCATTGCAGTCCATGATGATTTGAAGCTTTTCCAGCACCCGGCCGAACCCTTCAGGGATTTCATGATTCGCATTTCGCAAGCGGCGAGGGAAAAAAGAGATGAAGAAACAGATGCACTCGAGGCTACATTTGAAAAACAGGTGGAACGGCTGGAAAAGAAACTTCGCAAAGAACAACGTGAGCTTGCCGAGGATGAATTGGAACACGAGAACCGCAAAAGGCAGGAGTTGTTCAGTATCGGAGAAACCGTATTGGGTTTTTTCATGGGCAAGCGCAGCACCAGCAAAATCGGAACTGCCTTGAACAAACGCCGTATGACTGCCAAAGCGAAGGCCGATATTGAGGAATCACATGAAGAAATCGAAGAACTCCGGGAAGAAATAGAGGAGCTTGAAGAGGAGCTGAAAGCAAGAGTCGAAGCAATCACCAACAAATGGGAAAACATTCGGGAAACTGTCGGCAAAGACGAACTTGCACCGCGCAGAACCGATATTGTCATCCATTCAGTCAACCTTGCATGGCTTCCCTTCTGGTCAATCGCATGGGATGACGGCGTAGTTGAAAAAAAGAAAACGATAGAGGCTTTCCGGCAGTTAACCAGCTGA